The following coding sequences are from one Lycium ferocissimum isolate CSIRO_LF1 chromosome 3, AGI_CSIRO_Lferr_CH_V1, whole genome shotgun sequence window:
- the LOC132050318 gene encoding uncharacterized protein LOC132050318 isoform X1, whose product MTTDTTAPSYWLNWRFLLCAIFILAAMLVSILIIWKYEGSSKSRSHRRENGQKKDDVWKTCYKAIHPNWLLAYRLIAFALLLSLLIADVVLHGVRILYFYTQWTFTLVTVYFGLGSSLSIGGCLQSRKGGNGVSANGVDAERGTYTAPVENASELVVSNGLNCHDEPHIREAADPWGLAFQIIFQMTAGAVVLTDCVFWLLIYPFLTDRNYRLHFLAVCMHSVNAICLLGDVFINRLRFPFFRIAYFVLWTCVFVTFQWILHIFVSLRWPYPFLDLSSQYAPLWYVSRTNFCTRRHGVLHPIFGFPVSYFLLIHCKTNWGL is encoded by the exons ATGACAACTGATACAACAGCTCCAAGTTATTGGCTGAACTGGAGATTTTTACTCTGTGCAATATTCATATTAGCAGCTATGTTGGTTTCAATTCTCATTATATGGAAGTATGAAGGTTCATCAAAGTCGAGAAGCCACCGAAGAGAGAATGGGCAAAAGAAAGATGATGTTTGGAAGACATGTTATAAAGCAATCCATCCTAATTGGTTGCTTGCTTATAGACTAATTGCTTTCGCCCTGCTTCTGTCTTTACTCATCGCAGATGTAGTTCTCCATGGCGTACGCATACTTTATTTCTATACTCA GTGGACATTCACCTTGGTTACAGTCTACTTTGGG CTAGGATCTTCATTGTCCATCGGTGGCTGTCTCCAATCTCGCAAGGGAGGTAATGGTGTTAGCGCTAATGGTGTTGATGCAGAACGAGGCACTTACACTGCTCCAGTTGAAAATGCAAGTGAACTTGTTGTATCCAATGGCTTGAATTGCCATGACGAGCCACATATTAGAGAAGCTGCCGATCCTTGGGGCCTTGCCTTTCAAATAATCTTCCAG ATGACTGCAGGTGCCGTTGTGCTTACAGATTGTGTTTTTTGGCTCTTAATCTACCCATTCCTCACTGACAGAAATTACAGATTACATTTT CTGGCTGTTTGTATGCATTCTGTCAACGCTATTTGCCTTCTAGGTGATGTGTTTATAAATCGTCTA CGGTTCCCTTTCTTCCGTATAGCATATTTTGTTCTTTGGACATGTGTGTTTGTCACTTTCCAGTGGATCCTCCATATTTTTGTCTCGCTGAG GTGGCCATATCCGTTTCTAGATTTGTCATCGCAATATGCTCCCCTTTGGTATGTGTCTCGTACGAACTTTTGCACTCGACGGCATGGCGTCTTACATCCAATTTTTGGCTTTCCagtttcttattttcttctaatACATTGCAAAACTAATTGGGGACTTTGA
- the LOC132050318 gene encoding uncharacterized protein LOC132050318 isoform X2, translating into MTTDTTAPSYWLNWRFLLCAIFILAAMLVSILIIWKYEGSSKSRSHRRENGQKKDDVWKTCYKAIHPNWLLAYRLIAFALLLSLLIADVVLHGVRILYFYTQWTFTLVTVYFGLGSSLSIGGCLQSRKGGNGVSANGVDAERGTYTAPVENASELVVSNGLNCHDEPHIREAADPWGLAFQIIFQMTAGAVVLTDCVFWLLIYPFLTDRNYRLHFLAVCMHSVNAICLLGDVFINRLRFPFFRIAYFVLWTCVFVTFQWILHIFVSLRWPYPFLDLSSQYAPLWYFAVGILHLPCYGIFAILMRIKKFWLSRLFHSTVEM; encoded by the exons ATGACAACTGATACAACAGCTCCAAGTTATTGGCTGAACTGGAGATTTTTACTCTGTGCAATATTCATATTAGCAGCTATGTTGGTTTCAATTCTCATTATATGGAAGTATGAAGGTTCATCAAAGTCGAGAAGCCACCGAAGAGAGAATGGGCAAAAGAAAGATGATGTTTGGAAGACATGTTATAAAGCAATCCATCCTAATTGGTTGCTTGCTTATAGACTAATTGCTTTCGCCCTGCTTCTGTCTTTACTCATCGCAGATGTAGTTCTCCATGGCGTACGCATACTTTATTTCTATACTCA GTGGACATTCACCTTGGTTACAGTCTACTTTGGG CTAGGATCTTCATTGTCCATCGGTGGCTGTCTCCAATCTCGCAAGGGAGGTAATGGTGTTAGCGCTAATGGTGTTGATGCAGAACGAGGCACTTACACTGCTCCAGTTGAAAATGCAAGTGAACTTGTTGTATCCAATGGCTTGAATTGCCATGACGAGCCACATATTAGAGAAGCTGCCGATCCTTGGGGCCTTGCCTTTCAAATAATCTTCCAG ATGACTGCAGGTGCCGTTGTGCTTACAGATTGTGTTTTTTGGCTCTTAATCTACCCATTCCTCACTGACAGAAATTACAGATTACATTTT CTGGCTGTTTGTATGCATTCTGTCAACGCTATTTGCCTTCTAGGTGATGTGTTTATAAATCGTCTA CGGTTCCCTTTCTTCCGTATAGCATATTTTGTTCTTTGGACATGTGTGTTTGTCACTTTCCAGTGGATCCTCCATATTTTTGTCTCGCTGAG GTGGCCATATCCGTTTCTAGATTTGTCATCGCAATATGCTCCCCTTTG GTACTTTGCTGTTGGTATTCTACATCTCCCTTGCTATGGGATTTTTGCGATACTAATGAGAATAAAGAAGTTTTGGTTATCCAGATTATTTCATAGCACCGTCGAGATGTAA
- the LOC132048944 gene encoding uncharacterized mitochondrial protein AtMg00810-like yields MAFRYAHILPVTIIGAIVITDCYSPVWHCLRWFHRETKLVVFTAYRKLCRNFHKIPESLKFEDEYYKSGDKWEGQGARFQRKYALQLIFDVGLSGAKSVSTPLELNLKLTKLEYDQEVGNTGDAKLEDITSYQKIVGKLLYLTITRPGICFGVQVLSQFMQHPKVSHWEDSLRMVRYIKKSAGLGVILRRGSVPQLFGYYDSDWAACPNTRRSFIGYVVKLGESLISRKSKKQPTVSRSSAEAK; encoded by the exons ATGGCCTTCAGGTATGCACATATATTGCCAGTTACTATTATTGGAGCCATTGTTATTACTGATTGTTATAGCCCTGTATGGCATTGTCTTCGTTGGTTTCATCGCGAGACAAAGTTGGTAGTATTCACAGCTTACAGAAAGCTCTGTCGAAATTTTCATAAGATCCCTGAGAGTTTAaaattcgaggatgaat attacaagtCAGGAGATAAGTGGGAAGGTCAAGGAGCAagattccag AGAAAGTATGCTTTGCAATTGATCTTTGATGTTGGATTGAGTGGTGCCAAATCAGTGAGTACACCATTAGAACTAAATCTCAAACTTACCAAACTTGAATATGATCAAGAAGTTGGAAACACTGGAGATGCTAAGTTGGAAGACATCACAAGTTATCAGAAAATTGTAGGAAAACTCTTATACTTAACCATCACTAGACCTGGTATATGTTTTGGAGTACAAGTATTAAGCCAGTTTATGCAACATCCCAAAGTTTCACATTGGGAAGATTCTTTGAGGATGGTGAGATATATCAAGAAGTCAGCAGGCTTAGGAGTCATTCTTAGAAGAGGCAGTGTTCCTCAACTATTTGGTTATTATGATTCAGATTGGGCTGCTTGCCCAAATACCAGGAGATCTTTCATTGGTTATGTTGTAAAACTAGGAGAATCTCTTATTTCTCGAAAGTCAAAGAAGCAACCAACAGTTAGTAGAAGTTCAGCTGAAGCTAAATAG